The window CCGCTGTCGAGGTTGATCTTCACGGCGGCATTGGGCTTCAGACCGCCCTCGGCTGCTGCGTCGACGTACCGGGGGACCATGCCCACACCGTGCGAGTCATGGCCGCTGAGATTGGCGAGCACCAGGTTGGCAGCGACCTGCTCGGCTTCTGCGGGAGTGCTGCCGGTGCCGGCGATGATGGACGCGACCTGGGCGCGGAGCGTGGAGGCCTGGACAGTTTGAGGCATTGAAAATGTTCCTGGGGATTGGGTAATGGGTATTGAGTATTGGGCCGAGTGCCCCCAGTCCCGCCCTCCGCCGGAAGGGGAGGGTGCAAGACAAAATTACATCACCGCCCCGACCTGCCACGGCACGAACTCGTTCTGCCCGTAGCCGTGCTTCTCGCTCTTGCTCGGCGCGCCCGAGGCCGTCGCCAGCACCAGCTCGAAGATGCGCTGGCCCATCTCCTGGATCGACACGCTGCCCTCGACGATCTCGCCGCAGTTGATGTCCATGTCCTCCTCCTGCCGCTGCCACAGCGCGGAGTTGGTGGCGAGCTTGAGCGAAGGGGAGGGCGCGCAGCCGTAGGCCGAGCCGCGGCCCGTGGTAAAGCAGATCATGTTGGCGCCGCCCGCCACCTGGCCGGTCGCGCTCACCGGGTCGTAGCCCGGCGTGTCCATGTAGACGAAGCCATGCGCGCGCACCGGCTCGGCGTATTCGTAGACCGCCTCGAGGTTGCTCGTGCCGCCCTTCGCCACCGCGCCCAGGCTCTTCTCCAGGATGGTGGTGAGCCCGCCGGCCTTGTTGCCGGGGGATGGATTGTTGTTCATCTCGCCTTCGTTGATGGCGGTGTAGTGCTCCCACCAGCGGATGCGCTCGACCAGCTTCTCGCCCACTTCGCGCCGGACCGCACGGCGCGTGAGCAGGTGCTCGGCGCCGTAGATCTCCGGCGTTTCCGAGAGGATGGCAGTGCCGCCGTGCGCCACCAGCAAGTCCACTGCCGCGCCGAGCGCCGGGTTGGCGCTGATGCCGGAATAGCCGTCCGAGCCGCCGCACTGCAGGCCGATGACGATGTGCTCGGCGCTGCAGGGCTCGCGCTTCACCGCATTGGCCCGCGGCAGCATCTCGTTGATCAGCGCCACGCCCTTGTCCACCGTCTTGCGCGTGCCGCCCGTGTCCTGGATGTTGAAGACGCGCAGGTTCTCGCCCTCTTGCAAATTGCCGGTGGCCAGCCAGGCGTTGATCTGGTTCGCCTCGCAGCCCAGGCCCACCACCAGCACGGCCGCGAAGTTGGCGTGCGTTGCATAGCCGGTCAGCGTGCGTTCGAGCAATTGCATGCCCATGCCGCCGGTGTCCATGCCGCAGCCCGTGCCGTGCGTGAGCGCGACGACCCCATCGACGTTGGGGTACGGCGCGAGCGCCGAGGGATTGGTCTGGCGCGAGAAGTGCTCGGCAATGGCGCGTGCTGCCGTGGCCGAGCAGTTGACGCTGGTCAGCACGCCGATGTAGTTGCGCGTGGCCACGCGCCCGTCCGCGCGCCGGATGCCGAGGAAGCTCGCCTCGTGCCGCGCTGGCGCGGGCTTGACGTCGGCACCGAAGGCGTAGTCGCGCTCGAAGTGGCCCTTGTCGGGGCCCATGTCGAGGTTGTGCGTGTGCACGTGCTCGCCGGGCGCAATCGGACGGCTCGCGAAGCCGATGATCTGGTTGTAACGGCGCACCGGCTCGCCTTGGGCGATGGCGCGCACGGCAACCTTGTGGCCGGGTGGAATCAGGCCGCGGGCGGTCACGCCTTCGATGGCTGTGCCGCCGACCAGTTGGCCGCGGGCGATCACGACGTCGTCCGCCGGGTGGAGTCGGATAAAGAGATTCATCGCGGTGTCCTGCGTCTGGAATTCAGAAGAACATTTTCGGCAGCCACAGTACCAACTTGGGCATGTAGGTGATGATGGCCAGGCTCAGCAGCAGCGGCACCAGCCACGGCAGGATCGCCATGGTGGTGCGCTCGAAGCTCAAGCCCGCCACCCGCGCCAGCACGAAGAGCACCATGCCCATCGGCGGGTGCAGCAGCCCGATCATCAGGTTGAGCACCATCACCAGGCCAAAGTGGATCGGGTCCACGCCCAGTTGGGTCGCGATGGGCAGCAGGATGGGGACCAGGATCGTGATGGCCGCGGTCGGCTCCAGGAAGCAGCCGACGAACAGCATCAGCAGGTTGGCCAGCAGCAGGAACACCCAGGCCTCCTTGGTGAAGCCCAGCACCCAGTTGGCGATGTCGGTGGTGATGCCGGTGGCCGTCAGCATCCAGCCGAAGATGGAAGCGGCGGCGACGATGAAGAGCACGGTGGAGGTGGTCTCGATCGTGTCGAGGCACACCTTGACGAACATCTTCCACGACAGCGTGCGGTACCACCCGAAGCCGAGGATCATGGCCCACACGCAGGCGGCGATCGCGCCCTCGGTGGGCGTGAAAAGGCCCGTGCTCATGCCGCCGATCAGCAGCACCGGCGTCATGATGGGCAGCAGCGCCTCGAAGGCGAAGATCCGGTCGAGCACGAAGAGCATGGCCAGGCCGGCGAAGACCGTGATCTGCGCCGGCGCGCCCAGCTTCGTCACGGCGACCCACAGCAGCACCGGCCAGCCGATCACCACCGCCAGCTCGCACAGCGCCTTGAAGAGGCGCGTGCTCGAGAACTTGACGTCGCCGCCCCAGTTGTTGCGGTGCGCGTACCACCCGACGGTGAACATCATCAGCAGCGCCAACAAGGCACCGGGCAGGATGCCCGCCAGGAACAGCGCGCCGACCGAGACGTTGGCCATCATCCCGTAGATCACGAAGGGCAGGCTCGGCGGGATGATCGGCCCCAGCGTGGCCGAGGCCGCGGTGACGCCGACCGCGAATTCCGTTGCGTAGCCGTGCTCCTTCATGGCCTTGATCTCGATGGTCCCGAGTCCGGCGGCATCGGCAATGGCGGTGCCGCTCATGCCGGCAAAGATCACCGAGCCCAGCACGTTCACATGCCCCAGGCCGCCCTTGAGCCAGCCCACCAGCGCGAGCGCGAAGTTGTAGATGCGGGTGGTGATGCCGGCGTTGTTCATCAGGTTGCCGGCCAGGATGAAGAAGGGCACGGCCAGCAGTGGAAAGCTGTCGATGCCGCTGACCATGCGGTGGATGACGACGAAGGGCGGGAGGCTCCCCGACAGCAGGATGTAGACCAGCGAGGCGCCGGCCATGGCAATGGCAACGGGGACGCCCCCGGCCATGAAGAGCAGGAAGAAGATCTTGAGCATTTGTGGTGGGTGAAGGACGGTGCGGACGCGCGCTCACGAATCGGCCAGCGTCGACTCGGGGCGTTCGAGCACGCTGTAGCCACGACGCCAATGCGCCCGCGCCACCTGCAGCGAGCGCCAGGCCATGGCCGCGAAGCCGAGCAGGCACAGGCCGTACACCAGGTTCATCGGCAGGTCGACGATGGTCATGCGGGTCTGGTTGCCGATCTTCAGCATCATCTGCATGGTCATCACGACCGCCGCCACGAAGAAGGCCACGCGCAGCACGTCGACCCCGCGTGACAGCCAGCGGCCGATCGCACCGGGCAGGTAGCGGTAGAAGAAGTCGACCTGGATCTGGTTGTTCTTCGAGACGCCGATGGCCGCGCCGATGAACACGACGCCGATGAGCATGTAGCGCGCCACCTCCTCGGTCCACGCGGCGGAATCGTTCATCACGTAGCGGGTGATGAACTGGTAGAAGACGGTGAGCCCGAGCAGCCAGAAGATGGCCAGGGCGGCCCAGCCCTCGGCAATGGTGCCCGAGAGGTCGACCACCTCGTCCTCCGCATGGAAGTGGCCTTCGTCGTCGATGATTTTTTGTTCGGTCATGCTCTTGTCCCCTCTCCCGACGGGAGAGGGAGTGAAGTCACTTGATCGCCGTGATCCGGTCGTAGTCCTGCTGCCGGTACCCGTGGTCCGTCGGCTTGGTGTTCTTCAGCACGGCCTCGCGGAACGCGTTCTTGTCGACGGTGATCACGTTGTTCCCCTTCTTCTTGAACTCCTCCACGAGGCGCGTTTCCGAAGCGATGATTTCGCGCCCGGTCTTCTCCGCGGCCTCCTGCATCACCTCGGTGAAGATCTTCTTTTCATCCGCGGAGAGCTTGCCCCACAGCTGCCCCGACACGATGGTCAGCAGCGAATCGACGATGTGCCCGGTCAGCGAGATGTTCTTCTGCACCTCGAAGAACTTCTTCGCCTCGATGGTCGGCAGCGGGTTCTCTTGCGCATCGACCGTGCCGTTCTGCAGCGCGAGGTACACCTCCGCGAAGGCGATCGGTGTCGGGTTGGCGCCCAACGCCTTCGGGAAGGCCAGGTACGCCGGCGCATCCGGCACGCGGATCTTCAGGCCCTTCATGTCCTCGGGTTTCGCCACCGGCCTGGCGGCGCTGGAGGTGACGTGCCGCGCGCCGTAGTAGGTCAGCGCCGTGATGTGGTTGCCGCTCTTGTCGTCGTAGCCCTTGGCCAGCTCCTGGAAGACATCGCTCTTGGCGTACTTCAACTGGTGTTCGGCGTCCCGGAAGATGAATGGAAAGTACGAGACCGCCAGCGGCTGGTACGTGCGTCCCGCGAAGCTCGCACCCGAAAGGATGATGTCCACGGTGCCCAGCGTCAGGCCCTGGTTGATGTCGGCCTCCTTGCCCAGGCTGGACGCCGGGAACACCTGCACTTCGTACTTGCCGTTGGTGCGCTTCTTGATCTCGTCCCCAGCCCAGACCGAGTACTTGTGAAAGGGCTCCGAGGTCTCGTAGACGTGGGCCCACTTGAGCTTGGTCTGCGCCTGGACCACCCCGAACGCACCTGCGGCGAGAAGGCAGGCAGCGATCGTCTTGAGTGCGACACGTTTGGCAAGGGTCATTTTCTTGTCTCCATCTGTGGTTGAAAGAAGAGGTTGGCACGGCGCCAGCTGGCGCTGAAGCGCTGGTGCGACTTGTCCATGTGGGCGTGCATCGCACGGCGCGCGCCTTCGGCGTCCCGCTCGGCGATGGCATCGCGGATCGCCTCGTGCTCTGCGATGGCCGAGCGCCAGGACTTGACACTCTCGAAGTAGCCCCCCAGGCGCGTGAAGATCGGCCCGCGGCGCGAATCCCAGAAGCCCTGGACCGTCTCCGACAGCACCACGTTGCCGCAGCATTCGACGATCGCCAGGTGGAAGGCGCGGTCGCCCTCCAGCGGCATCACGTTGCGGTCGGCCAACCCGCGCATGAGCTCGATGGCGCGGGTCATCGCATCGATGTCCTTGCGCCTGGCCGTGGTCGCCGCAATGGCCGCGGTTTCGCCCTCGACCACGCGGCGTGCGCGAATCAGTTCGAGCGGGCCCCATTCGGTGCTGGTCTCCGGCGGGGGCGCGGGCTGCGGGCGGTCGAGCACGTAGACGCCGGAGCCGGTGCGCACCTCGACCCAGCCCTCGACCTCCAGCGCGATGAGCGCCTCGCGCACCGAGGGCCGGCTCACGCCCAACTGCTTGGCCAGGTCGCGCTCGGCCGGCAGGCGCGCACCCGCGGCGAACTCGCCCTTCGCGATCAGCGCACTGAGCTGGTCGGCGATCTGGCGGTAGAGGCGTCTGGGCTCGAGGGTCTGCAGCGGCACTTAGGGGTTGTCCTGGATTGGCCAGGTGGTCAGGCCAATTCAGAATACGAGGCGCTGCGCGATGCAGCCATCGGGCCAAACCCTGAACGCGCGCATCGTCGATCATTCCACTGCGACAAGGACATCCCATGAGACTCAAGGGCAAGACCGCGCTGGTCACCGCGGCCGGGCAGGGTATCGGCCACGCGAGCGCACTCGCATTGGCTGCCGAGGGCGCGCAGGTCTGGGCGACCGACATCAACGAGGCCCTGCTGGCGCGCTTCGCGGGTGTCGCCAACGTCACCGCGGCGAAGCTCGACGTGCTCGACAAAACCGCCATCGACGCTTTCACGAAGACGCTGCCGGCGTTCGACATCCTCTTCAACTGCGCCGGCGTGGTCCACAACGGCGCCGCGCTGCAGGCCACCGACGAGGACCTGGACTTTGCCTTCCGCCTCAACGTGCGGGCCCAGCTGTGGACCATCCAGGCGGTGCTGCCGGGCATGCTGGCCGCGGGGCGCGGCAGCATCATCAACATGGCGAGCGTGTGCTCCAGCATCAAGGGCCTGCCCAACCGCTGCGTCTATGGCACCACCAAGGCCGCAGTGCTCGGGCTCACCAAGAGCGTCGCGGCCGACTACGTGGGCCAGGGCATCCGCTGCAATGCCGTGTGCCCGGGTACGGTAGACACACCCTCGCTGGCCGACCGCATCAACGCCAATGCCGATCCGGTGGAGGCGCGCAAGGCCTTCATCGCGCGCCAGCCCATGGGCCGGCTCGCGCAGGCCGAGGAGATCGCGCCGCTGGTCGTCTTCCTCGCCAGCGACGAGTCGCAGTTCGTCACCGGCCAGGCCTATGCGGCCGACGGCGGCATCACCATATGAACCAGCTCGACTTTCGCGACCGGCATGCGGTCGTGACCGGCGGCGCCACCGGGCTGGGGCGCGGCATCGCGCAGCGGCTCATCGCCTCGGGCGGCACCGTCACGCTGTGGGACCGCGATGCCGAGGCCGCGGAGAAGGCGGCCTGGGCACTGGGGCCTGGGGCTTCCGCGCTGAAGGTCGATGTCGCCCGGCAGTCCGCGGTCGCCGGGGCGGTCGCGGCCACGCTGGCGCAGGCGGGGCGTATCGACGCGCTGGTCAACAGCGCCGGCGTCACCGGGCCCAACGTCAAGCTGTGGGACTACCCGGTCGACGCCTGGCGCGAAGTGATGGAGGTCAACCTCGACGGCGTCTTTCTCTGCTGCCGCGAGGTCGTGCCGCAGATGCGCAAGCAGGGCTACGGGCGCATCGTCAATATCGCCTCGGTCGCGGGCAAGGACGGCAACCCCAATGCCAGCGCCTACAGCGCGAGCAAGGCGGCCGTGATCGCGCTCACCAAGTCGCTCGGCAAGGAGCTGGCCGACGCGGGCGTGCGCGTCAACTGCGTGACGCCCGCCGCGGTCAAGACGGCGATCTTCGAGCAGATGACGCCGGAGCACATCGCCTTCATGCTCTCGAAGATTCCGATGGGCCGCTTCGGCACGGTGGAGGAGGTTGCCGCCATGGTGGCCTGGCTTTGCACCGAAGATTGCTCTTTTTCCACGGGCGCCGTGTTCGACCTGTCCGGCGGCCGCTCGACTTACTAGCCTGCAAGAAGAAAGGACCTCATGAAACTCGTTCGTTATGGCAATCCGGGGAAGGAGAAGCCCGGCCTCGTCGACGACAACGGCCAGTTGCGTGATCTCAGCGCGGTGGTCGCCGACATCGGTCCCGGGCAGCTCGGCGATGCCGCGCTGGCCAAGCTGCGCAAGCTCAAGCTCGACAAGCTGCCGCTGGTCAGGGGCAAGCCGCGCTATGGCTGCCCGGTAGCCAATGTCGGCAAGTTCATCGCCATCGGCCTCAACTACGCCGACCACGCGGCCGAATCGGGCCTGCCGATCCCGGCCGAGCCCGTGGTCTTCATGAAGGCCAACAGCTGCGTCCAGGGGCCGAACGATCCCGTCATGCTGCCCAAGAATTCGGTCAAGACCGATTGGGAGGTGGAGCTGGGCGTGGTGATCGGCGCGACCGCGCGCTATGTCTCGCAGAAGAGCGCGCTCGACTGCGTGGCCGGCTACTGCGTGATCAACGACGTGAGCGAGCGCGAGTACCAGATCGAGCGCGGCGGTACCTGGGACAAGGGCAAGGGCTGCGACACCTTCGGCCCCATCGGCCCCTGGTTGGTGACGCGCGACGAGGTGCCCAACCCGCAGCGGCTCGCGATGTGGCTGGATCTCAACGGCAAGCGCATGCAGACCGGCAACACGAAGACGATGATCTTCAACGTCGCCAGGATCGTGAGCTATGTGAGCCAGTTCATGACGCTGGTGCCCGGCGACGTGATCACCACCGGCACCCCGCCCGGCGTGGGACTGGGCATGAAGCCGCCGCTCTATCTGAAGAAGGGCGACGTCATGACGCTGGGGATCGAAGGGCTTGGCGAGCAACGCCAGGAAGTGGTTGCGTTCAAGGCTTGATGGGCTGATAGCGTGACGGCTTGCCTGGCGGTCCGCTGGGGCGCACTGCCGCCCCGCACACCCACAGGCGCCTTTGCAGCGCGCAATCACGCATCAATGCGCATCGTCGATAGCGCTTTGCAGCCTACTTGGCGGTCGGCATCACGAACTCGGCCCCCTTCGGCGTGCTCTCCGGCCAGCGCTGCATGATCGACTTCTGGCGCGTGTAGAAGCGCACGCCTTCTTCGCCGTAGGCGTGCATGTCGCCGAACAGCGAGCGCTTCCAGCCGCCGAAGCCGTGCCAGGCCATGGGCACGGGGATCGGCACGTTGATGCCCACCATGCCCACTTCGATGCGCCGCGAGAACTCGCGCGCCACGTTGCCGTCGCGAGTGAAGCAGGCCACGCCGTTGCCGAACTCGTGGGCGTTGACGAGCTCCACGGCCTCCTTGAGGTCGTGCACGCGCACGCAAGAGAGCACCGGGCCGAAGATCTCTTCCTTGTAGATGCGCATTTCGGGCGTGACATGGTCGAAGAGCGTGCCGCCCATCCAGAAGCCACCGGACGTGTCGGTCCCGCTGCCTTTGCCCGCTTGCCCGCCGTCGAACTTGCGGCCGTCGAAGACCAGCTTCGCGCCTTCCTGCTCCCCCAGCGCGATGTAGCCGGTGATGCGCTCGTGCGCGGCGCGGCTGACGATCGGACCCATCTCGGCCTCGAGGTTCATGCCGTCGAGTACCTTCAAGGTCCGGGCGCGTTCGGCCAGCATCGGCACCAGCTTGTCGGCCACGTCGCCCACCAGCACGGCGACGCTGATGGCCATGCAGCGTTCGCCGGCCGAGCCGTAGCCGGCGCCGATCAGCGCGTCCACCGCCTGCTCCAGGTCGGCATCGGGCATGACCACCATGTGGTTCTTGGCGCCGCCCAGTGCCTGCACGCGCTTGCCGAGCCGCGCGCCGGTCTCGTAGATGTAGTTGGCGATCGGGGTGGAGCCGACGAAGCTCACGGCCTTGACGTCGGGGTGCTCCAGCAGCGCATCGACAGCTTCCTTGTCGCCCTGCACCACGTTGAACACGCCGTCGGGCAGGCCTGCCTCCTTCAGCAGCTCGGCAATGCGCAGCGAAGGGCTGGGATCGATCGGGCTGGGCTTGAGGATGAAGCTGTTGCCGGCTGCGATGGCAACCGGGAACATCCACATCGGCACCATCACCGGAAAGTTGAAGGGCGTGATGCCTGCCACCACGCCCAGGGGCTGACGCATCGTCCAGTTGTCGATGCCGGTGGAAACCTGGTCGGTGTAGTCGCCTTTCAGCAGCTGCGGAATGCCGCAGGCGAATTCGACGATGTCGATCCCGCGCGCGACCTCGCCTTGCGCATCGGTGAAGACCTTGCCGTGCTCCGCGGTGATCAGGCGGGCCAGCTCGTCCCGGTTCTTGTTGAGCAGCTCCAGGAACTTGAACATCACCCGTGCGCGCCGGATCGGCGGCGTGTCGGCCCATGCCGGGAACGCCGCGCGGGCAGTGGCGACGGCTCCATCCACGTCGGCGCGCGCGGCGAGCGACACGCGGCCGGTGACGGCGCCCGTGGCGGGGTTGAAGACGTCCTGCGCGCGCTCGGAGGCGCCGCCGGCGCGCTGGCCGCCGATGAAGTGCGCGATGGGCGTGGGGGTGGAAGGCTGCTTGGTCATGGCGGTTCTCCTGCGGTTGCTTCCGAGTCCTGGAAGTCTGCCGAGTCTAGGAAGCACGACGCATCCTGCCTAGGCGACAGCACTGAATTGATTGTTCGCACGGGTGAACAATAGAGGCATGAATGACAAAAATATAGAACTGCTCTGGACCCATCTCCATTGGCTGACCGTGCTGGAGCAGCAGGGCAGCTTCACGGCTGCCGCGGCCCGCCTTGGCGTGAGCAAGGCGGCGATGAGCCAGCGCATCGCCGAGCTGGAGCGCGCCGCCGGCGTGCCCTTGGTGCGCCGCACAACCCGCAGCGTGCGCCTCACCGACGCCGGCCAGCGGCTGGTGGACGACACGCGCGCGCCCTTCGAGCAGATCGCCCATAGCTTTGCCGGCGTGCGCGACCTGGCGGGCGTGCCCCGCGGCCTCTTGCGGGTCACCGCTCCGGTGGCGTTCGCGCGCCAGCAACTGGTGCCGCGGGTGGCTGATTTCCTGCGTGCCAACCCCGAGGTGCGGCTGGCGCTGGACCTGTCGGACCGGCTCAGCGCGCTGGCGGTCGAAGGATTCGACCTCGCGATCCGGCATGCGGCTTCGGTGCCGGATACGCACGTCTGCTGGCGGCTGTGCGCCACGCGCTCGGTGCTGGTCGCGAGCCGGGCCTACCTGCGCCGCCGCCCTGCGCCGCAGACGCCACAGGAACTGTCGAAGCACGACTGCCTGCATTACCCGCGCGCGCAGGACCAGCCGGCGTGGACGCTGGAGTCGTCGAACGGGCGGCGCTCGGTCGAACGCGTCACGATTCCGGTCGCCGGGCCCTTTGCTGCCAACAACAGCGAGGCCCTGCGCGATGCGGCGCTGGCCGGCCTGGGCATCGCGCTGGTTCCGGACTTCAGCGCCCAGGCCGCGCTGCAGGCCGGCAAGCTGGTGCAGGTGCTGCCGCAGTGGACGCCGGTCGGCGCCTTTGCGGAGCAGCTCTTTGCCGTGCGCCCCTACGCCAGCCATGTGCCGCGCGCCGTGACGGTGTTCGTGGCATGGCTGAGGGACTCGTTGAAGGATGGGTTTGCGGCCTGAGCCGCTCGACGCGCCTGAAACTTCGCAACCCAAGCGTCCGGGATTTCTTGCCGGCCAGGCCAGCGGCATCGATGCATCAACGGCGTGCCGGAGGTGCGGCCTCAAATGTCCCATTGACAGCACATTCGAAGTGGTCAACGATCCCGCCCATGTCGCTGATGCCCTTGCCCAAGTACCACCAGATCTACCTGGTGCTGCGCGAGCAGCTGGGAGAAGGGCGCTTCGCCGATGGGGTGCCCGGCGAGCTGGCGTTGATGGCGCAGTTCGGCGTGGCCCGCGTGACGGTGCGGCGTGCGCTGGAGCGGCTGTCGTCCGAAGGCCTGATTTCGCGCAACCCGGGGCGCCGCACCCGCCCGGTGCAGCCGCCGGCAACGGCCGAGCCGCGCGAGGGTGAAAGCCAGACCCGTGCCAACCTGCACGGACTGCTCGAGAACCTGGTCACCATGGGCCTGCGCACCTCGGTCAAGGTGATCGACGTGGCGACCGTGTCGGCATCCAGCCAGGTGGCCGAGGCCCTCCAGATCCAACTGGGCGATGCGGTGCAGAAGGCGGTGCGCGTGCGCTCGACGCGCGAGGGACCGCTGTCTCACATCACCACCTACGTGCCGGGCGATGTGGGGCGGCGCTTCGGCCGCCGCGAGCTTTCCAAGAAGCCGATCCTGGTGCTCCTGGAGGAGGCCGGCGTCAAGGTCGGGCGCGCGCATCAGACCATTTCCGCCCGCCTGGCGGACAACGTGCTGGCCGAGCACCTCGAGATCTCGGTCGGCTCCGCCCTGCTCGCGGTGCGTCGCCTGGTCTACGACCAGGACGAGAAGCCGGTGCAGTGGCTGCACGGTTTCTACCGGCCTGACCGCTATGCCTACGAGATGCAGCTGTCCCGCGTGGGCAGCATCGATGCCAAGGTCTGGGTCAGCAAGGACGTCTCCGCTCCATTCAATTAACCCGTGAAGGAAAGCCCCATGAGCACTCGCCGCCGCTTCATCTCGCAGTCCGCCGCGATGGCTTCCGCCGTCGCTCTCCCGCTGGTGGCCGGGGCGCAGCCGAAGACCGTCAAGGTCGGCGTGCTGCACCCGGTGACCGGTGCGCTCG is drawn from Variovorax sp. PBS-H4 and contains these coding sequences:
- a CDS encoding UxaA family hydrolase codes for the protein MNLFIRLHPADDVVIARGQLVGGTAIEGVTARGLIPPGHKVAVRAIAQGEPVRRYNQIIGFASRPIAPGEHVHTHNLDMGPDKGHFERDYAFGADVKPAPARHEASFLGIRRADGRVATRNYIGVLTSVNCSATAARAIAEHFSRQTNPSALAPYPNVDGVVALTHGTGCGMDTGGMGMQLLERTLTGYATHANFAAVLVVGLGCEANQINAWLATGNLQEGENLRVFNIQDTGGTRKTVDKGVALINEMLPRANAVKREPCSAEHIVIGLQCGGSDGYSGISANPALGAAVDLLVAHGGTAILSETPEIYGAEHLLTRRAVRREVGEKLVERIRWWEHYTAINEGEMNNNPSPGNKAGGLTTILEKSLGAVAKGGTSNLEAVYEYAEPVRAHGFVYMDTPGYDPVSATGQVAGGANMICFTTGRGSAYGCAPSPSLKLATNSALWQRQEEDMDINCGEIVEGSVSIQEMGQRIFELVLATASGAPSKSEKHGYGQNEFVPWQVGAVM
- a CDS encoding TRAP transporter large permease, translating into MLKIFFLLFMAGGVPVAIAMAGASLVYILLSGSLPPFVVIHRMVSGIDSFPLLAVPFFILAGNLMNNAGITTRIYNFALALVGWLKGGLGHVNVLGSVIFAGMSGTAIADAAGLGTIEIKAMKEHGYATEFAVGVTAASATLGPIIPPSLPFVIYGMMANVSVGALFLAGILPGALLALLMMFTVGWYAHRNNWGGDVKFSSTRLFKALCELAVVIGWPVLLWVAVTKLGAPAQITVFAGLAMLFVLDRIFAFEALLPIMTPVLLIGGMSTGLFTPTEGAIAACVWAMILGFGWYRTLSWKMFVKVCLDTIETTSTVLFIVAAASIFGWMLTATGITTDIANWVLGFTKEAWVFLLLANLLMLFVGCFLEPTAAITILVPILLPIATQLGVDPIHFGLVMVLNLMIGLLHPPMGMVLFVLARVAGLSFERTTMAILPWLVPLLLSLAIITYMPKLVLWLPKMFF
- a CDS encoding TRAP transporter small permease; protein product: MTEQKIIDDEGHFHAEDEVVDLSGTIAEGWAALAIFWLLGLTVFYQFITRYVMNDSAAWTEEVARYMLIGVVFIGAAIGVSKNNQIQVDFFYRYLPGAIGRWLSRGVDVLRVAFFVAAVVMTMQMMLKIGNQTRMTIVDLPMNLVYGLCLLGFAAMAWRSLQVARAHWRRGYSVLERPESTLADS
- a CDS encoding sialic acid TRAP transporter substrate-binding protein SiaP; the encoded protein is MTLAKRVALKTIAACLLAAGAFGVVQAQTKLKWAHVYETSEPFHKYSVWAGDEIKKRTNGKYEVQVFPASSLGKEADINQGLTLGTVDIILSGASFAGRTYQPLAVSYFPFIFRDAEHQLKYAKSDVFQELAKGYDDKSGNHITALTYYGARHVTSSAARPVAKPEDMKGLKIRVPDAPAYLAFPKALGANPTPIAFAEVYLALQNGTVDAQENPLPTIEAKKFFEVQKNISLTGHIVDSLLTIVSGQLWGKLSADEKKIFTEVMQEAAEKTGREIIASETRLVEEFKKKGNNVITVDKNAFREAVLKNTKPTDHGYRQQDYDRITAIK
- a CDS encoding FadR/GntR family transcriptional regulator translates to MPLQTLEPRRLYRQIADQLSALIAKGEFAAGARLPAERDLAKQLGVSRPSVREALIALEVEGWVEVRTGSGVYVLDRPQPAPPPETSTEWGPLELIRARRVVEGETAAIAATTARRKDIDAMTRAIELMRGLADRNVMPLEGDRAFHLAIVECCGNVVLSETVQGFWDSRRGPIFTRLGGYFESVKSWRSAIAEHEAIRDAIAERDAEGARRAMHAHMDKSHQRFSASWRRANLFFQPQMETRK
- a CDS encoding SDR family oxidoreductase, whose product is MRLKGKTALVTAAGQGIGHASALALAAEGAQVWATDINEALLARFAGVANVTAAKLDVLDKTAIDAFTKTLPAFDILFNCAGVVHNGAALQATDEDLDFAFRLNVRAQLWTIQAVLPGMLAAGRGSIINMASVCSSIKGLPNRCVYGTTKAAVLGLTKSVAADYVGQGIRCNAVCPGTVDTPSLADRINANADPVEARKAFIARQPMGRLAQAEEIAPLVVFLASDESQFVTGQAYAADGGITI
- a CDS encoding SDR family NAD(P)-dependent oxidoreductase, producing MNQLDFRDRHAVVTGGATGLGRGIAQRLIASGGTVTLWDRDAEAAEKAAWALGPGASALKVDVARQSAVAGAVAATLAQAGRIDALVNSAGVTGPNVKLWDYPVDAWREVMEVNLDGVFLCCREVVPQMRKQGYGRIVNIASVAGKDGNPNASAYSASKAAVIALTKSLGKELADAGVRVNCVTPAAVKTAIFEQMTPEHIAFMLSKIPMGRFGTVEEVAAMVAWLCTEDCSFSTGAVFDLSGGRSTY
- a CDS encoding fumarylacetoacetate hydrolase family protein, with the protein product MKLVRYGNPGKEKPGLVDDNGQLRDLSAVVADIGPGQLGDAALAKLRKLKLDKLPLVRGKPRYGCPVANVGKFIAIGLNYADHAAESGLPIPAEPVVFMKANSCVQGPNDPVMLPKNSVKTDWEVELGVVIGATARYVSQKSALDCVAGYCVINDVSEREYQIERGGTWDKGKGCDTFGPIGPWLVTRDEVPNPQRLAMWLDLNGKRMQTGNTKTMIFNVARIVSYVSQFMTLVPGDVITTGTPPGVGLGMKPPLYLKKGDVMTLGIEGLGEQRQEVVAFKA
- a CDS encoding CoA-acylating methylmalonate-semialdehyde dehydrogenase — protein: MTKQPSTPTPIAHFIGGQRAGGASERAQDVFNPATGAVTGRVSLAARADVDGAVATARAAFPAWADTPPIRRARVMFKFLELLNKNRDELARLITAEHGKVFTDAQGEVARGIDIVEFACGIPQLLKGDYTDQVSTGIDNWTMRQPLGVVAGITPFNFPVMVPMWMFPVAIAAGNSFILKPSPIDPSPSLRIAELLKEAGLPDGVFNVVQGDKEAVDALLEHPDVKAVSFVGSTPIANYIYETGARLGKRVQALGGAKNHMVVMPDADLEQAVDALIGAGYGSAGERCMAISVAVLVGDVADKLVPMLAERARTLKVLDGMNLEAEMGPIVSRAAHERITGYIALGEQEGAKLVFDGRKFDGGQAGKGSGTDTSGGFWMGGTLFDHVTPEMRIYKEEIFGPVLSCVRVHDLKEAVELVNAHEFGNGVACFTRDGNVAREFSRRIEVGMVGINVPIPVPMAWHGFGGWKRSLFGDMHAYGEEGVRFYTRQKSIMQRWPESTPKGAEFVMPTAK
- a CDS encoding LysR family transcriptional regulator, with the translated sequence MNDKNIELLWTHLHWLTVLEQQGSFTAAAARLGVSKAAMSQRIAELERAAGVPLVRRTTRSVRLTDAGQRLVDDTRAPFEQIAHSFAGVRDLAGVPRGLLRVTAPVAFARQQLVPRVADFLRANPEVRLALDLSDRLSALAVEGFDLAIRHAASVPDTHVCWRLCATRSVLVASRAYLRRRPAPQTPQELSKHDCLHYPRAQDQPAWTLESSNGRRSVERVTIPVAGPFAANNSEALRDAALAGLGIALVPDFSAQAALQAGKLVQVLPQWTPVGAFAEQLFAVRPYASHVPRAVTVFVAWLRDSLKDGFAA